CACGTCCGTGGGCCGGCGCCACTCGCGCAGCGCCGGCAGCAGCGGCAGCACGATGACGCCCAGCGTCAGCACCAGCAGGAAGACGGCCGCGATCATGTGCCGGCCCTCGGTTGCCCGGCCGCCGGGGCGCTGCGGTAGCGCACCGTCTTGTCCCACTTGAACTGGGTCTTGCCGATGCGGTCCAGCAGCACCTGCTCCAGCGCGCCGCGGCCGATCGCCACCGCACTGACCAGGAAACCCAGCCAGTTGAAGGCCAGCAGCCGGATGCGGTTGTGCGAACGGTCCATGTGCGTGGCCGCCGCGATCTCGAAGAAGGCCGCGAAGTTGCCCAGCGCGCCGTGCGTCATGAAGGCGATCACCACCAGCGCCGGCGCGATCCACTGCATCGACACGGTGAAGTACAGCAGCAGGCTGATCACCCAGCCCAGCATCAGCACCGGCGCCATGATGTAGACGCCCAGCAGCAGCGCGCCGTCGATGCGCTCGGCCCAGCTCAGGTGGCGCGCGGCCAGCACGCCCGCGGTGTGGCGCCACATCGCCTGGTTGTGGCCCTTGGCCCAGCGCTTGATCTGGCGCACCCGCACGCCCCAGTTCTGCGGCACCTCCTCGTAGCACTCGGCGCGGTTCTGGTAGACCGTCTTCCAGCCGCCCAGCAGCAGGCGGTAGGTCAGGTCGGTGTCCTCGGCCAGCACGTCGTCGTGCCAGCCGCCCACGGCGTGCAGCGCCCCCAGGCGGATGCCGCCCACCGTGCCACCGTACTGCGGCACCAGGCCCAGGTTCATGCGCGCCTGCTGGTCCACCTGGTAGCCTCCGGAGCGCTCCAGGTCGAGCAGGCGGGTCAGCAGGTTGGCGCCGCAGTTCTGCGGCACCACGCGGCCCATCACCGCGCCCACCTCGGGGTCGAAGAAGGGCGCCATCAGCCGGCGGATCAGCCCGCGCGAGGGCAGGTAGTCCGCATCGAAGACGATGATGAAGTCGGTGTCCACCGTCTCGGTGGCGTCCTTCAGCGCCGCGGCCTTGCCGGGCTTGCCGTCAGTGCGGTGGAACGGCCGGATGCGCCCCGGGAAGCGCTCCACCACGGCGTCGATGATCTCGCGCGTGCGGTCGGTGGACCGGTCGTTCATCGGCACCACCGTCATCCGGTCGACCGGGTAGTCCACGCTCATCAGGTTGACGAGGCAGTCCTCGATCACCGCCTCCTCGTTGTGGGCGGCCACGAAGATGGTCACACGCGGCCAGTCCGCGCTGACGATGCTCGCAAAGGGGTGGCGCTGGCGGCCGAACAGGCGGTTAAGCGAGAACCAGTAGTGCCGCGCCGCATAGGCCGCCAGCAGCGCCACGATCACCATCATCGAGACCACCAGCGTCCAGGACCACAGGGGCCCCAGCGGGCTGCTCAACGTCACGTTCCAGCCCTCGACCCCGGAACGCGCCGCCCACGCGGGCTGCGCCTGCGCGGCCAGCCCCACAGCCACCGCGGTGGGCACCGCCTGGCTCGGGCCAAAGCGCCGCCGGGCAGCGCACCCGCTGCCATGAATGACCGTTCCTACCCCTGACCTGTCCATCTGTACTGACATTCCCTCTGCAACCCGGCGGCCTTCAGACCCCGGCGGCGGTCCCCATGCGGCACATGTGCGACACACCGTATCAATTGGTTTCTTGTTGTAAGTCTAGACCGTAAGTGTGACGTTTTTCACATCCGGTTACGAAATTGCCTGCCATCGGGGTGTGCTCGACGCCCGCTCCTTCGCGGCCGGCATCGGCCGCCAGGGCGCGCCGGGCCTGGCTTGAGGCGCGTCAATCGGCCCGGGTCGCGGCCTGGCGGTGCATCGGCACCCTCACCGCCGCCCCCCTCGAACCAGCGCCCACATCCGGGGGAAGCCACCCCGGCGCGAAATCGGCCGCCCAGGCTGTCGGCAGCACACCACAGCGGCGGGGCCGGGCCGGGCTGTCCCAGCGGCGACAGGACCTCCGGGACAGCCCGGTGGGCGCCGCGCAGGCAGCGGCGTAGCCTGAGTGCCAGCTGGGCCGTCCCCGCCCGCACGACCTCCGCACCACCTTCACCGCCCAGAGAGAGACCCTCCGCCGATGTCTGCCGCCTCCCCCCACGCGTCCCACGCACCCGGCTCATCGAGCCCCGGTCCCCTGCCCACCCGCGCGCACCACGCCCACTGGCCCAAGCGCATGCCGCGCGAGCTCGCCGTGCCGCAGACCTCGCTGTGGTTCAACCTGGAGGTCGCCGCCCGGCGTTATCCGCAGCGCCCGGCCTACGTGCTCCTCGGCCGGGAGCTGAGCTACCAGCAGCTGCACAACGAGGCCGAGGCACTCGCCGCCTGGCTGCGCAGCCAGGGCGTGCAACGCGGCGACCGCGTGGCGCTGTTCATGCAGAACCTGCCGCAGTTCATCGTCGCCTTCTATGCGGCCATGCGCGCCGACGCGGTGGTGGTGCCGGTCAACCCGATGAACAAGGCCGACGAGTTCGGCCACTACATCACCGACCCGGACACCCGGGTGGTGATCACCAGCGCCGACCTGGCGGGCATCGTCACCCAGGCCAACGACGCGCTGCCCGCCGCGCAGCGCCTGCGTGCGGTGCTGGTCAGCCAGCTGGCCGACTACCTGCCCGCCGTCATTCCCGACGACCTGCAGCCCGCCCCGGCCATCGCCCGCTGGCTGACCACCGCCGTGCCGCTGCCCGAGGGCGCCACCGCCTGGTCCGACGCGCTCGTCGCGGGCGAGGCGGCACGCGGCTCGCTGGGCCCCTGCAGCGCCGGCCCGGACGACCTGGCCCTGCTGCCCTACACCTCCGGCACCACCGGCCTGCCCAAGGGCTGCATCCACCCGCACCGCACGCTGATGCACAACGCGGTGGGCAACGCGGTCTGGGGCACGGCCGGGGCGGAAACCGTGGGGCTGGGCGTGGTGCCCTTCTTCCACATCACCGGGCTGGTCAACGGCGTGCTGGCCAACGTCTGGGCAGGCGCCACCACCGTCATCCTGCCGCGCTGGGACCGCGACCTGGCCGGGCGCCTCATCTCACGCCACCGCATCACCCACTGGACCTGCATCCCCACGATGGTGATCGACCTGTTCGCCAGCGAGCACTACCGGAGCTTCGACCTGTCCAGCCTCACCAGCATGAGCGGCGGCGGCGCCGCCATGCCCCAGGCCGTGGCCGAGCGGCTGCTGCGCGAGTTCGGCATCACCTTCACCGAGGGCTACGGGCTGACCGAAACCGCCGCCCCCAGCCACCTCAACCCGCCCGACCGCGCCAAGCTGCAGTGCCTGGGCGTGCCCTTCTTCGGCACCGACGCGCTGGTGGTCGACCCGGTCACGCTGGAGCCCCTGCCCGCCGGCGAAGTCGGCGAGATCGTCATCCACGGCCCGGAGGTCTTCAGCGGCTACTGGAAGCACCCCGAGGCCTCCGCGGCCGCCTTCTTCAAGCTGGACGGCCGGCGCTACTTCCGCTCGGGCGACCTGGGCCGCATGGACGAGGAGGGCTATTTCTTCATCACCGACCGCCTCAAGCGCATGATCAACGCCAGCGGCTACAAGGTCTGGCCCAGCGAGGTGGAACTGCTGCTCTACAAGCACCCCGCGGTGGCCGAGGCCTGCATCATCTCGGCCAAGGACGAGTACCGCGGCGAGACGGTCAAGGCCGTCATCGTGCTGCGCGAGGCCGCCCGCGGCCAGACCAGCGCCGAGGACATCATCGCCTGGAGCCGCGAGCACATGGCCGCCTACAAGGTGCCCCGTCTGGTCGAGTTCGCCGACGCGCTGCCCAA
The Sphaerotilus microaerophilus DNA segment above includes these coding regions:
- a CDS encoding glycosyltransferase; amino-acid sequence: MPTAVAVGLAAQAQPAWAARSGVEGWNVTLSSPLGPLWSWTLVVSMMVIVALLAAYAARHYWFSLNRLFGRQRHPFASIVSADWPRVTIFVAAHNEEAVIEDCLVNLMSVDYPVDRMTVVPMNDRSTDRTREIIDAVVERFPGRIRPFHRTDGKPGKAAALKDATETVDTDFIIVFDADYLPSRGLIRRLMAPFFDPEVGAVMGRVVPQNCGANLLTRLLDLERSGGYQVDQQARMNLGLVPQYGGTVGGIRLGALHAVGGWHDDVLAEDTDLTYRLLLGGWKTVYQNRAECYEEVPQNWGVRVRQIKRWAKGHNQAMWRHTAGVLAARHLSWAERIDGALLLGVYIMAPVLMLGWVISLLLYFTVSMQWIAPALVVIAFMTHGALGNFAAFFEIAAATHMDRSHNRIRLLAFNWLGFLVSAVAIGRGALEQVLLDRIGKTQFKWDKTVRYRSAPAAGQPRAGT
- a CDS encoding long-chain fatty acid--CoA ligase, which translates into the protein MSAASPHASHAPGSSSPGPLPTRAHHAHWPKRMPRELAVPQTSLWFNLEVAARRYPQRPAYVLLGRELSYQQLHNEAEALAAWLRSQGVQRGDRVALFMQNLPQFIVAFYAAMRADAVVVPVNPMNKADEFGHYITDPDTRVVITSADLAGIVTQANDALPAAQRLRAVLVSQLADYLPAVIPDDLQPAPAIARWLTTAVPLPEGATAWSDALVAGEAARGSLGPCSAGPDDLALLPYTSGTTGLPKGCIHPHRTLMHNAVGNAVWGTAGAETVGLGVVPFFHITGLVNGVLANVWAGATTVILPRWDRDLAGRLISRHRITHWTCIPTMVIDLFASEHYRSFDLSSLTSMSGGGAAMPQAVAERLLREFGITFTEGYGLTETAAPSHLNPPDRAKLQCLGVPFFGTDALVVDPVTLEPLPAGEVGEIVIHGPEVFSGYWKHPEASAAAFFKLDGRRYFRSGDLGRMDEEGYFFITDRLKRMINASGYKVWPSEVELLLYKHPAVAEACIISAKDEYRGETVKAVIVLREAARGQTSAEDIIAWSREHMAAYKVPRLVEFADALPKSGSGKVMWRLLQEKEQRGG